CCTCGTAGCCGTCGCCGACGCCGTTGCCCTTGCCGAACCGCACCTTGGCGAACGGCCGGGCGGTCTTGCCCAGGTGCGTCACGCCCTGGTGGTTCTCGAAGCCGGTCAGCGGCGGCAGCCCCAACTGCGGGTCGATGTCGGCGAGTACGTCGCCGACGCAGCGCTCGGCCTCGCCGCGGGTGCTGACCACGTCCAGCAGCCCCAGGCCCTCCTGGCGCTCCCCGAGGTCGTTGATGAATTCATGACCCAGGATCTGGTACCCGGCACAGACCGAGAAGACGATCGCGCCGTTGGAGACCGCGCGGCTCAGCCCGCCGTCGCGGATCAGCCGCTCGGACGCCAGCCGCTGCGGACGGTCCTCGCCGCCGCCGATCAGGTAGATGTCGCCGGAGGTGGGAATCTGCTGGTCGGACCGTACGTCCAGGCGCTGGACGTCCAGGCCGCGCTGGCGCGCCCGCCGCTCCACCACCAGGGCGTTGCCCTGGTCGCCGTACGTGCTCAGCAGGTCCGGGTAGATCCACACCAGGCGCAGGCTGTTGTCACTCATGCTCGCTCGTCCTTGTCCCTCACGTCGGTGGACCGCATTCAGTTGCCCACGCGCCGGCGCAGGTCCTGGAAGGCCGTGTAGTTGGCGATGACCTCGATCCGTCCGGGCGGCGCCATCCCCACCGCCTCGTCGAGGCTTTCGCACACGTGGAAGTCCAGCCCCGCGACCTCCAGGCGCACCGCCAGGTCCAGCTTGCGGTCGCCGAGTACGAAGATCGGGTGCCCGGCGAGCCGGGTGTAGTCGACGTCCCACAGCCAGGAGGTGTCCGTGCCGTCCGCGCCGCGGGCGTTCACCGACATGATGACCGGGGTCGGCGGCGGGTCGATCAGCGAGAACGTCTCCAGCCAGCCGGCCGGGTTCTTCGCCAGCAGCAGCCGCAGCTCCCGCTCCATGAACGTGACCACGTCATAGCGCCCGGCCACCGCCTGCACCGAGAACATCCGCTCCAGGGCCACCTGCGGCGGCACCCCGAAGGCGGCGGCCACCGCGGCGGACGTCGTGGCGTTCGCCTTGTTGGCGCGCCCCGGCAGCTGCAGCTTGATGGGCCAGGCGCTGCCGTGCGGGTCCAGGACATGATCGCCGGAGAGAGCCCAGCTGGGCGTGGGACGGCGGAAGCCGCACTCCGCGCAGAACCAGTCATCGCTCGGCCGCTGCATCACACCACCGCAGGACGGGCACGACCAGGCGTCGTCCTTCCATTCCTGCCCGGCCGCGACCCACACCACGTTCGCGGACGACGACGCCGCCCAGACGATCAGCGGGTCGTCCGCGTTGGCGATGATCAGGGCCTTGGAGCCGGCCAGGCCCTCCCGCCAGTGCTCGGCCAGCATCCGGGTCTCCGCGGCGCGGTCGAGCTGGTCGCGCGAGAGGTTCAGCAGCGCTATGGCCTTCGGTGTCACATCGCGTGCCACACCGGCGAGGTACTTCTCGTCCACCTCGATGACGCCGTACTTGGCGTCCGATCCACCGGCCAGCGCGGAGGTGATACCCGCCGGCATGTTGGCGCCGAGCGCGTTGGAGACCACCGGCCCACTGGCCCGCAGAGCCTCCGCGATCAGTCGCGTCGTGGTCGTCTTGCCGTTGGTCGCCGACACCAGGATGACGTCCAAGTGCCGTGCCAGCCGCGCCAGCAGGTCGGGGTCGAGCTTGAGCGCCACCCGGCCACCGATCACCGATCCGCTGCCGCGGCCCGCCGCGCGCGACACCGCCGCCGCGGCCTTGCCCGCCGTCACGGCCAGCTTGGCCCGCGGCGACAGCGGCTCCGTGTTGCCTGCCATCGTCCTTGATCCTCCTTGCATCCGGCGCCCGCCTGCCCTGAGGCTGCCGGTGGAACGCTTCCTCCGCAGCCGATGACCGGCCGAGGCTTCGGTCGGGGATCAGCCTATCGAGATCCGGCGCCGGGCCCGAACCCCGCCACCCGTCCGGCGACATCCCGGGCGCGCCGGACCGTACGCTTACCCCCATGCCCGACCGCACCATCCCCGGCTCCTCCGGCCGGATCCGCCCCCTGCGCCTGCTCGGCGATCCGGCTCTGACCGCACCCTGCCGGGAGGTCACCACCTTCGACGGCGAGCTGGCCCGGCTGGTCGAGGACATGTACGCGACGATGTACGCCGCCCACGGTGTGGGCCTCGCCGCCAATCAGATCGGCGTCCCGCTGCGGGTCTTCGTCTACGACTGCCCCGACGACGAGGACCGCCGCCATCTGGGGCACCTCGTCAACCCCCGGCTCGTCGAGACCGACGGCCCGGTCATCCGCGGGCCCGAGGGCTGTCTCTCGCTGCCCGGCATCGAGGCCGGCACCCCTCGCCACGACCACACCGTGGTGACCGGGTTCGGCGTCACCGGTGAGCCCAGGACCGTGACCGGCACCGGCTTCTTCGCCCGCTGCCTCCAGCACGAGTGCGACCACCTCGACGGCGGGCTGTACGTCGACCACCTCACCGGGCTGCGCCGCCGCCGGGCGCTGCGCGCGGCGGCCAGGGCCCCGTGGGCCGCGACGGAGGCGCCCGGCCGCTGAACGGCCAGGCGCCTCCCGTCGTCTCACCCTCCGGCGCTCAAGAGCCGGGGTTCCCAAGCCGGGCTCAGAAGCCGGGGCCGCCCTCGCGGTCCTCGACCGCGGCCAGCCGGCCCCAGAGCAGATCGGCCAGCTGGGTGACCAACTGCTCGCGTGAACAAGGGCGTTCGCGCAGCCACCAGTCGCCCGCCCCGTGCATCATGCCGACGATGCCGTGGCCCCATACGCGTGCCCGCAGCTCGCCGCCCGGTCCCAGGTCGAGCCGGTCTGTGATCACCTTGGCCAGCTCCTCGCCGAGCCGGCGCAGCAGCGGTGCGGAGTGCCGTCCGACGTCGAAGCCGGACTCCGACGCGTTGTCCTCGTCCGACGGGTGCATCAGGAAGCGGTACACCTGCGGCCGGGCCTCGATCGCGAGCAGGTAGGCGTCGAGGGTGGCCTCGACCCGGTCCCGGCGCAGGACGGGTGCGTCCAGCGCGGTCGCCAGATTGGCCAGCAAGGCGTCGGTGTGCCGTACGGCGAGGGCGCGGTACAGACCACCCTTGTCGCCGAAGTGCCGGTAGAGGATCGGCTTGGTGATGCCGGCCTCGGCGGCGATGGCGTTCATCGATGCGTCCGGGCCGTCGCGCAGCACGATGCGCTCGGCGGCCTCCAGCAGCTCCCGCCGTCTGCGCTCGGTCGCCGTCTGCTGGCGGCCGCTGTGCTCGGTGCTTTCCATGGTCGTGCTCCCCACCCTTGTGAATCCGTGGCGCTCGCGCAACGTAACACCCGATCTCCACGGTGAATTCGTTCTCAGGGGAGTTGACATCTCCTACTGGTGAGTAACACACTGCGGGTTACCGCTAGTAACAACAGTAATGCCAGGCAGCAGTGGAGGGGACATGGCCGAGTTCACCATGGAGCTCAACGACGAGCAGAAGGAAGTCCGTGACTGGGTTCACGGCTTCGCCGCGGACGTCATGCGCCCCGCCGCCGCCGAATGGGACGAGCGCGAGGAGACCCCCTGGCCGGTCATCCAGGAAGCCGCCAAGATCGGTCTGTACTCGCTGGACTTCTACGCCCAGCAATTCTTCGACCCCACCGGCCTCGGTATCCCCATGTCCATGGAGGAGCTGTTCTGGGGGGACGCCGGTATCGGCCTGTCGATCGTGGGCACCGGACTCGCTGCCGTCGGGGTGCTCGCGAACGGCACCGAGGAGCAGATCGGTACCTGGATCCCGCAGATGTACGGAGACGTCGACGACGTGAAGGTCGCGGCCTTCTGCTCGTCGGAACCGGACGCCGGCTCGGACGTCGCCGCGATGCGCACCCGCGCGGTCTACGACGAGGCCAAGGACGAGTGGGTGCTGAGCGGCACCAAGACGTGGGCCACCAACGGAGGCATCGCCAACGTCCATGTCGTCGTCGCGGCCGTGGACCCCGGCCTCGGCTCCAAGGGTCACGCGTCCTTCATCGTCCCCCCGGACACCCCTGGTCTCTCCCAGGGGCAGAAGTTCAAGAAGCACGGCATCCGTGCCTCGCACACCGCCGAGGTCGTCCTGGAGGACGTCCGGGTCCCCGGCCACTGCCTGCTCGGCGGCAAGGAGAAGCTGGACGAACGTCTCGCCCGTGCCCGCGAGAAGGCCAGGAGTGGTGGCGAGCGCGTGAAGAACGCCGCCATGGCCACCTTTGAGGCCTCCCGCCCCGCCGTCGGCGCGATGGCGGTCGGCACCGCCCGTGCGGCCTACGAAGAGGCCCTGGAGTATGCCAAGACCCGCTCCCAGTTCGGCCGCCCGATCATCGACAACCAGGGCGTGGCCTTCCAGCTCGCCGATATGCGCACCCAGATCGACGCCGCCCGTCTGTTGGTCTGGCGCGCTTCCTGGATGGCGGTGACCGGTAAGCCGTTCACCTCCGCCGAGGGCTCCATGTCCAAGCTCTTTGCCAGCGAGGTCGCCAAAAAGGTCACCGCCCAGGCCGTACAGATCCTCGGCGGCAACGGTTTCACCCGCGAATACCCGGTCGAGCGGATGCATCGCGACGCGGCCATTTATACGATTTTCGAGGGCACCAGTGAAATCCAGCGACTGGTGATCGCCCGGACGGTTTCGGGAATGCCGATCCGCTGAGGTGTGCGTGCCATGGCGCGCGCGGAGTTTTCTTTCGTGTGGGCCCCGTCCGGTTTCGGGCGGGGCTTTTCGCGTGCCGTTTCTTCCGGGCGTCAAAATGCGGTTACGGGAGATTCCGGGGGATCAGCTCGGGGGGGCGGGGGTGAACGGGGATACGTCGGTGGTGCGCCGAGGATGCGCCGGGGCGGGGCAGGAGCCAGGGTGCGCCCGGGCGGCATGCGGCGCGCATGACGGCGGCCGGTGTACGCGGAGGGCCTGGCCGCGGGGCGCCGAAAAGCGCTCATGCAACCTTCAACCAGTGGGTGAGGGCTGGTTTGTCGTCATCGGTGCGGATGTCGGCGTCGTTGCCGGCGGCAGGCGAGTGTCATGCCTTGAGTTGGCGAAACCTATAACGTCGCCGCGGTTCTCGGCAGGCAACGGCGCATTGCTTCCCCGTGCCGCGGCCGTCGCCCTCGCTGAATGACGGCGCCCGAGGGTGCGAACAATGGGCTGGTTGCCGTAAGTGGTAATCATGCGTCCGGTAAGGGGGCCCCACCGCAAGGGAGTTGTGGTGGGGCTCCGTCGTGTCGCGTCGTACGGCCGCTGGTCGTATGGCTGCCCCCTGCCTCCCGTCCGCCGCCCGCAGTGGCTGCCCGTGCCTCCGTGGTGGTGCGCCACCGTGCACCCGCCCCACCTGTGCCGCACCGCCGGCCTCCGCGCCGGAGGTCCGGCCTCCCCTTGACGGGTGGGTCGCCGCACTCTACTTTCCTTCCATAAAGCAAAATATTAATTCCATGATGCGGAATTACGTCCCTCCGGCCCTTCGCTGGAGCTTGCCCGTGACAGGTCGACGCAGGAGTACTCGATGCCTCGAATGACAGCCGCTCGTGCCGCGGTGGAGATCCTCAAGCGGGAGGGCGTGAGCCACGCCTTCGGAGTGCCGGGTGCCGCGATCAACCCCTTCTACGCGGCGCTCCAGGGCGCCGGCGGGATCGATCACACGCTGGCCCGCCATGTCGAGGGCGCCTCGCACATGGC
This portion of the Streptomyces sp. 2114.4 genome encodes:
- a CDS encoding type 1 glutamine amidotransferase encodes the protein MSDNSLRLVWIYPDLLSTYGDQGNALVVERRARQRGLDVQRLDVRSDQQIPTSGDIYLIGGGEDRPQRLASERLIRDGGLSRAVSNGAIVFSVCAGYQILGHEFINDLGERQEGLGLLDVVSTRGEAERCVGDVLADIDPQLGLPPLTGFENHQGVTHLGKTARPFAKVRFGKGNGVGDGYEGAWNDTVFGTYMHGPVMARNPHIADLLIKLALDVNALPPVEDRWYEALRQERIAAATQPA
- a CDS encoding MurT ligase domain-containing protein, with product MAGNTEPLSPRAKLAVTAGKAAAAVSRAAGRGSGSVIGGRVALKLDPDLLARLARHLDVILVSATNGKTTTTRLIAEALRASGPVVSNALGANMPAGITSALAGGSDAKYGVIEVDEKYLAGVARDVTPKAIALLNLSRDQLDRAAETRMLAEHWREGLAGSKALIIANADDPLIVWAASSSANVVWVAAGQEWKDDAWSCPSCGGVMQRPSDDWFCAECGFRRPTPSWALSGDHVLDPHGSAWPIKLQLPGRANKANATTSAAVAAAFGVPPQVALERMFSVQAVAGRYDVVTFMERELRLLLAKNPAGWLETFSLIDPPPTPVIMSVNARGADGTDTSWLWDVDYTRLAGHPIFVLGDRKLDLAVRLEVAGLDFHVCESLDEAVGMAPPGRIEVIANYTAFQDLRRRVGN
- the def gene encoding peptide deformylase: MPDRTIPGSSGRIRPLRLLGDPALTAPCREVTTFDGELARLVEDMYATMYAAHGVGLAANQIGVPLRVFVYDCPDDEDRRHLGHLVNPRLVETDGPVIRGPEGCLSLPGIEAGTPRHDHTVVTGFGVTGEPRTVTGTGFFARCLQHECDHLDGGLYVDHLTGLRRRRALRAAARAPWAATEAPGR
- a CDS encoding TetR family transcriptional regulator; this encodes MESTEHSGRQQTATERRRRELLEAAERIVLRDGPDASMNAIAAEAGITKPILYRHFGDKGGLYRALAVRHTDALLANLATALDAPVLRRDRVEATLDAYLLAIEARPQVYRFLMHPSDEDNASESGFDVGRHSAPLLRRLGEELAKVITDRLDLGPGGELRARVWGHGIVGMMHGAGDWWLRERPCSREQLVTQLADLLWGRLAAVEDREGGPGF
- a CDS encoding acyl-CoA dehydrogenase family protein: MAEFTMELNDEQKEVRDWVHGFAADVMRPAAAEWDEREETPWPVIQEAAKIGLYSLDFYAQQFFDPTGLGIPMSMEELFWGDAGIGLSIVGTGLAAVGVLANGTEEQIGTWIPQMYGDVDDVKVAAFCSSEPDAGSDVAAMRTRAVYDEAKDEWVLSGTKTWATNGGIANVHVVVAAVDPGLGSKGHASFIVPPDTPGLSQGQKFKKHGIRASHTAEVVLEDVRVPGHCLLGGKEKLDERLARAREKARSGGERVKNAAMATFEASRPAVGAMAVGTARAAYEEALEYAKTRSQFGRPIIDNQGVAFQLADMRTQIDAARLLVWRASWMAVTGKPFTSAEGSMSKLFASEVAKKVTAQAVQILGGNGFTREYPVERMHRDAAIYTIFEGTSEIQRLVIARTVSGMPIR